One window from the genome of Spiractinospora alimapuensis encodes:
- a CDS encoding nucleotide sugar dehydrogenase — protein sequence MDAPTSSNHSPPDLVVVGLGYVGLPLARQATHAGLRVAGFDVNRSVVTDLGKGRSHVDDVNDDALDAMLAAGFLPTDEPEILRHARTIVICVPTPLSGEGGPDLTAVTSAVSSIAAHLTPGTLVVLESTTYPGTTEEVVRPLLERSGLAAGEDFHLAYSPERVDPGNTTYDVGNTPKVVGGVTPGCAEAAAAFYGRFVQQVVRARGTREAEMAKLLENTYRHVNIALVNEMAVFCRELDVDLWDSIACAATKPFGFQAFYPGPGVGGHCIPIDPNYLSYKVRTLGYPFRFVELAQEINARMPAYVTMRAQDLLNTRGLALSRSRVLLLGVTYKPDIADQRESPAQQVASRLRAHGARLRYHDPHVDHWAVNGEPVDRAERLEEGLADTDLAILLTDHGVYTRDLLEKYADLLLDTRGVLRRPTAGDEGNRASAVPAHAGLDVL from the coding sequence ATGGACGCCCCTACATCCTCCAACCACTCACCACCGGATCTCGTCGTCGTTGGGCTCGGCTACGTCGGACTTCCGTTGGCGCGGCAGGCGACGCACGCCGGGTTACGAGTCGCCGGGTTCGACGTCAACCGGAGCGTCGTCACCGACCTCGGCAAGGGCCGCTCGCACGTGGACGACGTCAACGACGACGCGCTGGACGCGATGCTCGCGGCCGGATTCCTGCCCACCGACGAACCGGAGATCCTGCGCCACGCGCGCACCATCGTGATCTGCGTACCCACACCGCTGTCCGGTGAGGGCGGGCCAGACCTCACCGCGGTCACCAGCGCCGTCTCCAGCATCGCCGCACACCTGACGCCGGGGACCCTGGTCGTCCTGGAGTCGACCACCTATCCCGGCACCACCGAGGAGGTGGTTCGGCCGCTGTTGGAAAGATCCGGCCTGGCGGCGGGCGAGGACTTCCACCTCGCCTACTCGCCAGAACGCGTGGACCCGGGCAACACGACCTACGACGTGGGCAACACGCCCAAGGTCGTCGGTGGGGTCACCCCGGGGTGTGCCGAGGCGGCGGCGGCGTTCTACGGCCGTTTCGTCCAACAGGTGGTGCGGGCCCGTGGCACGCGCGAGGCGGAGATGGCCAAGCTGCTGGAGAACACCTACCGGCACGTCAACATCGCGCTGGTGAACGAGATGGCGGTGTTCTGCCGCGAACTCGACGTGGATCTGTGGGACTCGATCGCCTGTGCTGCGACCAAGCCCTTCGGCTTCCAGGCCTTCTATCCGGGCCCCGGGGTGGGCGGCCACTGCATCCCGATCGACCCCAACTACCTGTCCTACAAGGTGCGAACCCTGGGATATCCGTTCCGGTTCGTTGAACTCGCCCAGGAGATCAACGCCCGGATGCCCGCCTACGTCACCATGCGGGCCCAGGACCTGCTGAACACGCGGGGTCTCGCCCTGTCCCGGTCCCGCGTGCTTCTGCTCGGGGTCACCTACAAGCCCGACATCGCCGACCAGCGGGAGTCGCCGGCGCAGCAGGTCGCGTCCCGGCTGCGCGCCCACGGAGCGCGACTGCGCTACCACGACCCACACGTCGACCACTGGGCGGTCAACGGCGAGCCGGTCGACCGGGCCGAGCGCCTTGAGGAGGGCCTCGCCGACACCGACCTCGCCATCCTGCTCACCGACCACGGCGTCTACACCCGGGACCTGCTGGAGAAGTACGCCGACCTACTCCTGGACACCCGCGGCGTGCTACGCCGGCCAACCGCCGGCGACGAGGGGAACCGGGCCTCAGCGGTACCGGCGCACGCCGGCCTCGACGTCCTCTAG
- a CDS encoding SGNH/GDSL hydrolase family protein translates to MAALLAVLPEGAAHAPAVDDVPSRSVPQDSASTPAVADAMRVMALGDSITGSPGCWRAILSQDLRNAGHGSVRFVGSQSPQGCEVAPDGPHEGHSGIRVTRVAAAGMVLDWVGATNPDLVLMHYGTNDILGGLETDEILDAYSTVVHQLRMANPDVMLVVAQIIPINRGDCATCVEGVAALNIAIPAWADSLSTEQSPIVVVDQWSNFDPLEDTHDGVHPNNRGEHKIAKNWLPAVSSLLAPRGSEEKHAWHREEDV, encoded by the coding sequence GTGGCCGCGCTGTTGGCCGTGCTGCCCGAGGGGGCGGCGCACGCGCCGGCCGTGGACGACGTCCCCTCCCGCTCCGTGCCCCAGGACAGCGCCTCCACTCCGGCGGTCGCGGACGCGATGCGGGTGATGGCCCTGGGCGACTCGATCACCGGCTCACCTGGGTGCTGGCGGGCGATCCTCTCCCAGGACCTCCGGAACGCCGGACACGGCTCGGTCCGATTTGTCGGTTCCCAGTCGCCGCAGGGCTGTGAGGTCGCCCCCGACGGGCCGCACGAGGGGCACAGCGGTATCCGGGTGACGCGCGTCGCCGCCGCCGGCATGGTGCTGGACTGGGTCGGGGCCACGAACCCCGACCTCGTGTTGATGCACTACGGCACCAACGACATCCTCGGTGGCCTGGAGACCGACGAGATCCTCGACGCCTACTCCACGGTCGTGCACCAACTGCGGATGGCCAACCCTGACGTCATGCTGGTCGTCGCCCAGATCATCCCGATCAACCGAGGCGACTGCGCGACCTGTGTGGAGGGCGTCGCCGCTCTCAACATCGCCATCCCCGCCTGGGCCGACTCTCTCAGCACTGAACAGTCCCCAATCGTGGTCGTCGACCAGTGGTCGAACTTCGATCCGCTCGAAGACACCCACGACGGCGTCCACCCCAACAACCGAGGCGAACACAAGATCGCCAAGAACTGGCTGCCCGCGGTCTCCTCCCTCCTCGCCCCACGAGGAAGCGAAGAGAAGCACGCCTGGCACCGCGAGGAAGACGTCTGA